A window of the Physeter macrocephalus isolate SW-GA chromosome 7, ASM283717v5, whole genome shotgun sequence genome harbors these coding sequences:
- the WDR1 gene encoding WD repeat-containing protein 1, producing MPYEIKKVFASLPQVERGVSKIIGGDPRGNNFLYTNGKCVILRNIDNPAIADIYTEHAHQVVVAKYAPSGFYIASGDVSGKLRIWDTTQKEHLLKYEYQPFAGKIKDIAWTEDSKRIAVVGEGREKFGAVFLWDSGSSVGEITGHNKVINSVDIKQSRPYRLVTGSDDNCAAFFEGPPFKFKFTIGDHSRFVNCVRFSPDGNRFATAGADGQIYIYDGKTGEKVCALGGSKAHDGGIYAISWSPDSTHLLSASGDKTSKIWDINVNSVVNTFTMGSNVLDQQLGCLWQKDHLLSISLSGYINYLDKNNPSKPLRVIKGHSKSIQCLTVHKNGGKSYIYSGSHDGHINYWDSETGENDSFAGKGHTNQVSRMTVDECGQLVSCSMDDTVRYTSLVLRDYSGQGVVKLDIQPKCVAVGPGGYTVVVCIGQIVLLKDQRKCFSIDSPGYEPEVVAVHPGGETVAIGGADGNVRLYSILGTMLKDEGKLLEAKGPVTDLAYSHDGAFLAVCDASKVVTVFSIADGYSENNVFYGHHAKIVCLAWSPDNEHFASGGMDMMVYVWTLSDPETRVKIQDAHRLHHVSSLAWLDEHTLVTTSHDASVKEWTIAY from the exons AACCCGGCCATTGCTGACATCTACACGGAGCACGCCCACCAGGTGGTGGTGGCCAAGTACGCGCCCAGCGGATTCTACATCGCCTCTGGAG ATGTATCTGGGAAGCTGAGGATCTGGGATACCACGCAGAAGGAGCACCTCTTGAAGTATGAGTATCAGCCTTTCGCTGGGAAGATCAAGGACATTGCTTGGACAGAAGACAGTAAGAGGATCGCAGTGGtcggggaaggaagggagaa GTTCGGAGCCGTCTTCCTGTGGGACAGCGGCTCTTCTGTGGGCGAGATCACGGGACACAACAAAGTCATCAACAGCGTGGACATCAAGCAGAGCCGGCCGTACCGCCTGGTGACCGGCAGCGACGACAACTGCGCTGCCTTCTTTGAGGGGCCACCATTCAAGTTCAAGTTCACAATTGGT GACCACAGCCGCTTCGTCAACTGTGTGCGGTTCTCTCCTGATGGGAACAGATTTGCCACAGCCGGGGCCGACGGTCAG ATCTACATCTATGACGGGAAGACAGGAGAGAAAGTGTGTGCACTGGGAGGAAGCAAGGCTCACGACGGCGGCATTTATGCT ATCAGCTGGAGTCCCGATAGCACCCACTTGCTTTCTGCTTCCGGAGACAAAACCTCTAAAATTTGGGACATCAACGTGAACTCTGTTGTCAACACGTTTACCATGGGCTCCAACGTTCTGGACCAGCAGCTGGGCTGCTTGTGGCAGAAGGACCACCTCCTCAGCATCTCCCTGTCCGGCTACATCAATTACCTGGACAAAAACAACCCCAGCAAACCTCTGCGGGTCATCAAG GGCCACAGCAAATCCATCCAGTGCCTGACGGTGCATAAAAACGGCGGCAAGTCTTACATCTACTCTGGGAGCCACGACGGACACATTA ATTACTGGGATTCAGAGACGGGGGAGAACGACTCCTTCGCCGGGAAGGGCCACACGAACCAGGTGTCCAGGATGACCGTGGACGAGTGCGGGCAGCTGGTGAGCTGCAGCATGGACGACACGGTGCGGTACACCAGCCTCGTGCTGCGGGACTACAG CGGACAGGGAGTCGTGAAACTGGACATCCAGCCGAAGTGCGTGGCTGTCGGCCCCGGGGGCTACACCGTGGTCGTGTGCATCGGTCAG ATCGTCCTGCTGAAGGATCAGAGGAAGTGCTTCAGCATCGACAGCCCCGGCTATGAGCCCGAGGTGGTGGCTGTGCACCCGGGTGGCGAGACGGTGGCCATCGGGGGTGCG GATGGGAACGTCCGCCTATACTCCATCCTGGGCACCATGCTGAAGGACGAGGGCAAGCTCCTGGAGGCCAAGGGCCCTGTGACGGACCTGGCGTATTCCCACGACGGCGCCTTCCTCGCCGTGTGCGACGCCAGCAAAGTGGTCACGGTCTTCAGCATCGCTGACGGCTACTCG GAGAACAACGTTTTCTACGGACACCACGCGAAGATCGTCTGCCTGGCCTGGTCTCCAGACAACGAGCACTTCGCCTCGGGCGGCATGGACATGATGGTGTACGTGTGGACCCTGAGTGACCCGGAGACCAGGGTCAAGATCCAAG ATGCGCACCGGCTCCACCACGTGAGCAGCTTGGCCTGGCTGGACGAGCACACGCTGGTCACGACCTCCCACGATGCCTCTGTCAAAGAGTGGACAATCGCCTACTGA